Genomic DNA from Bacteroides zhangwenhongii:
ACAGATGGCGTTTACCAATGGAATGTATCAGAAGAAAAAATTAAAAATTTTGCCACTACACGAGAAGTAATAGACGTTGTAAGAGATTTCAAAGTAGATGATAAGGCAATAGGAGTTAGTTTTTTGGAATGGTGCGGTGAATCAGCGTTCAGCATTGATGGGCGTGGCAAATCCCGTAATGTAGAGAAAATGCAGGCAGGCGCATACGATGCCGGGCTATAGTTAAACCAAATTAGGGCGTATAATTCTAAATACGCCCTTTCCATCATATAATCAACAAAAATCATGCAAAGAATTATTTTATCATTCATAATTACCTTATTATCGACTCAATTTTATGCACAAAATCGAGTGAGCCAAATTCGCGAGCAATTAATGTCTCGTTCTACTAACAGTGTATTGGTTGTTGCTCACAGAGGCGATTGGCGCAATTTTCCTGAGAATTCTCTTGAAGGAATTGAAAATGCAATAAAAATGGGAGTAGATATCGTAGAATTAGATGTGCAACGAACCCAAGATGGAGTCCTTATTTTAATGCACGATGAAACTTTGAATCGTACGACAACCGGAAAGGGGAAGGTGTCAGAGGTTACAATGGATTACATATCAAACTTATACCTTCGAAATGGCTGTGCAATTCGAACAAAACACAAAGTTCCAACTTTGGAGGAAGCATTACTGTTAACCAAGGGGAAAATTATGATAAATCTCGACAAGGCTGATCGTTACTTTGATGAAGTTTACGCTTTATTAAAAAAGACGGGAACCGTCAATCAGGTTATAATGAAAGGAGGTAAATCTGTTGAACAAGTCAAAGGACAATATGAGAAATATCTCTGTGAAATCATCTATATGCCTATTGTGAGCTTGGATAAACTTAATGCGGAACAACAAATAGAACAGTTTTGTAAGGATATTAATCCTGTTGCTTTCGAACTATTGTTTATAAAAGACAACAACGAATTGCCTAAAAGAATTCCTGCTATGTTGAAAGGAAAATCTTTGATTTGGTATAATACACTATGGGACACGATGGCAGGTGGACATGATGACGACCTTTCACTATCAAATCCAGATGCAGGTTATGGATATTTGATAGATAAATTAGGAGCACGCATCATCCAAACCGACCGCCCAGCCTATTTATTACAATATCTTCGAAAAAGAAAATTACATAAGTAATGGGCGTTGATTTGATTTATTAATAGTGAGATGAAATAAAAGAGAATTATGAGTAAGGTAATTAATATATCATTAATATTATGTACATTCATGGTTGTAATAGGTTGTGAGCTGTCAAATAGGAAAGCTCCAGTTTCTGTGTCGTGGCAAGTGAGTGTACCAGATATAAACAAGAGTAATAACAATGAACATAGATTTGTTATTAAAAACATATCCAACACTCCTCTTGGTCGCAATTGGAGCCTTTTTTATTCCCAGTTTCCAATGAAAAGTTGCAAGCAACAATCAAATATGGTAAAGGTAGAGAATGTGAAAGGAACATTTCACCGTATCTCTCCTAAAGAAAATTACAAACCTTTAAATCCAGGTGATTCTATTATACTAATTATAAGTGGACGCGGAGAAATGCCGGGATACTCAATGAAACCAGAAGGAGTTTATTGGGTAGATGAGTCTCATAGCTCGACTCCATTACCTATAGAATTAGTCACTCGTTCGCTACCATTTATATACTCAAAAAATGAAAAAGCTATCCAAGTGTATAAAGACAATAAACGTATAGAGAGTGCAATGAAGCATGCAAATGGTATAGAAGTGATACCTGCAGTGAAACACGTATCATATTCTCAGTCATATCTGAAACTAAAGAATGTAATACATATTGTTGCCCATCCGGATTTTCATACGGAAGTAGCCATAATGAAAGACAAATTAGCTTCCCTATATGCGATTGTAGAAGACTCTCTATCAGAAGTCCAATTGACACTAGACTACTTGCAGCAGAAAGAAAATGCCGTCAACGAAGAATATTATGAATTGAATGTGACAAACGATAAAATACATATTTCAGCAATAACTCCGCACGGTATCTTCAATGGAATACAAACTTTCTTGTCCTTATTGAAAGGGCAGGAGGTCCCTTATTCCATAAAATCTGTTTTCATCAAGGACTATCCGGATTTTTCCTATAGAGGACATATGCAAGATGTAGCACGTAACTTCATAGGGATAACTGATTTAAAGAAATTAATAGATATATTGTCTTCTTATAAACTAAATGTTTTTCGTTTTCATTTTTCAGATGATGAAGGATGGCGCCTACAAATTCCAGGGTTAGAGGAATTGACGGAAATAGCCTCTCACAGGGGACATACTTATGATGAATCCGAATGTTTGTATCCTGCATATAATGGGAATTTCGATTATCAGTCAGAGACATCAGGTAATGGCTTTTATTCTCGTGATGAATTTATTGACTTGCTTCGATATGCAGCTGATCGGCATGTGTCAATAATCCCGGAGATTGAATCTCCAGGACATGCCCGTGCTGCCATTGTTGCCATGAAGGCCCGTTATGAGAGATATCTTGAGACAGATCCTATTAAAGCACATGAATACCTATTGAACGACATTCACGATGCTTCCCATTATGTGTCGGCACAAGGGTATTCGGACAATGTAATGAATGTAGCGATGCCTTCTACTTATCGTTTTATGAAGAAAGTGATACAAGAACTTCAACTTATGTATGAAGAAGCTGGTGTACCATTAAAATCTATCCATATAGGTGGAGATGAAGTTGCCGAAGGTGCTTGGCAAGGATCTCCAATTTGCAAAGATTTCATGCTGGAATATAGTATGACCGATGTACAAGAACTATCTGATTATTTTATAATGAGGATGGTCGATTTTTTAAAAGAACAAAAAATACCTTTTTCAGGTTGGCAAGAGGTTGTTCTAGGACATGATGAAATCTCCGAGCAGTATTTAACTGATAATGCTTTTGGCATTTCTTGTTGGCGAACCTCTGCCAATAATCATTCGGATGAATTAATCTATAAGTTTGCCAATAAAGGGTATCCTGTTATTTTGAGTAATGCCACTAATTTTTATCTCGATCTGGCGTATGATGCACATCCAGATGAACCAGGACATAATTGGAATGGATACGTTGATGAATCAAAATCCTTCGCTCTACTTCCTTATTGCATCTACCGCTCAATACGTACTCACCTCCTCGCTAATCAAATACAAGAGGAAAAAACATCCTTGACAGCCGAAGGACGTAAAAACATTAAAGGAGTAGAATCTGCCTTGTGGAGTGAAACTATTCGCAATTACAAAGGAGTTGAATATTATTTATTTCCTAAAATTATGGGGCTTGCCGAACGTGGATGGCACTCTTCTCCCATATGGGAACCTATGACAGGCATAGACGAGCAGCTTGCTTTTGAAAAGGATCTGGCATTTTATTACAAGCGTATATCCCAAAAAGAAATCCCTTATTGGGATAAAATGAATATAAACTATAGGCTACCTTTTCCAGGTTTATATATTGACAAAGATGGTTTCTTATTTGCAAACACTCCTATTTTGGGTGGAGAAATCCACTATACCACTGACGGGAAAGAGCCTACTAAAAATTCCAAGATTTGGAATAAGCCAGTGAAATGCAGGACAAATGAAGTTAAAGCCAAGCTTTTTGTAGGAAACAAAAAGAGTGTAACGGTGAGTCTGAATCCCCAATTTAATTAGGTAATCATATTTTATATATGAAAAGACATATTTTGATTCTATTTGCTTTTTATGCTGGTTTATGGCTACAAGCAGCCAATGAAGAAAACATAGTTTATACAAATGCCAGCAATTTACAATTAATTGGTAAAGCTACTGTGGAAGGAGATTTTTTTCATCGCATTGACACGGCTCATTATCAAAATCTGCCATTGACTGTAAAACAACTGTATACTTATTCGGCGGGACTTGCCATTGCTTTTAAAACAAATAGTTCAGTGATAAAGGTGAAATGGAGAGTGCCTAATAAAAAACAAAATGCCAATATGACTCCCATTATGCAAAAAGGACTTGATTTATACATTAGAAAAGATGGAATATGGCAGTATGCAGGGGTCGGTATTCCCCAAGGCATAGATTCATCTTCTATATTAGCAGAAAATATGGATGAATCAGAAAAAGAATGTTTGATATATTTACCTTTATATGATGAAATTACACATTTAGAGATAGGAGTATCAAAAAAATCCTATTTGAAAAAGATGGATAATCCATTTAAAGGAAAAATCATTGTTTATGGGTCGAGTATTACCCAAGGAGCATCTGCCAGTAGACCTGGACTGGCTTACCCGTCTCAACTATCACGTAGTAGTGGATATCAGTTTATTAATATGGGGTTAAGTGGAAATGGCAAGATGGAATTACCTGTTGCAAAAATGTTATCTCAAATAAATGATGTTGATGCTTTTATTTTGGATTGTATTCCCAATCCTTCAGTCGATGAGATATGTGATAGAACTATCAATTTCATAAAAACGATCCGTGACAAACATACCGATGCTCCCATAATTGTCATTCAGTCCGTTATTCGTGAGAAAGGGAATTTTAACATGAAAATATGTAAGATGGTAAAAGAACAAAATAGAGCAATAGAAGATCAAATACACATCCTTCACGAACTCGGTTTTAAAAACTTATACTTAATAAAAGAAAATCATTTTCTAGGAACAGATCATGAGGGTACTGTTGATGGTGTTCATCCTAGCGATTTAGGGTTTGAACGAATGTTGGAGAAGATCAAGCCTGCCTTGGCTGAAATTTTAGATATTAAATTTAGGAAGTAAATTTATTGGCTAATAATTTAATGGGACAATGCCACAAATTGAATACATAAAAAACTTCCTGCCGCTAAAATATTGCATACAAGGTGTCGAGACGATACATTTGCTTCTGTGAAATATTTGCAGTACATTTGTGTCTGTAAACAACAGCCCTACACCACACATGCAGGACAAATAAATAAAATAATGAGAATAACACAAGTAAGAGACGATGGCAAGGTGAATACACTGCGTACGTTGAGAATTGAGCAGCTCGTGGAGCTGATGAAAGTGGAAACCAAAGCACAGCCCGTCTCAAAAATGAGAGAAGTCCTGCCCTATATGCTTCCCGGTGATAAAAACGACTATGTTCAGAAAGTGCCGAAACTGCTTCCTGCTGCCGCCTTTGTCCGTAGAAACGGGGTGATGGTTATGGCGGAATACAATGGTATTGTAATGATTCAGGTGAATAATCTGTCGGGGCCTATGGAGGCCGATGAAGTGAAGAAGTGGGTGAAGGAACTCCCGCAAACGTATCTGGCATTTGTCGGTTCTTCCGGGAAGTCTGTCAAGATCTGGGTACGTTTTACTTATCCTGACGATCTTTTGCCGGTCACCCGCGAACAAGCGGAATTGTTTCATGCGCACGCTTATCGGTTGGCGGTGAAGTTCTACCAACCTCAACTTCCTTTTCATATTGAACTGAAAGAGCCTTCGTTGGAACAGTATTGTCGCCTGACTTTCGATCCGGAGCTGTATTTCAATCCCGAATCAATGCCGATTTACATGAAGCAGCCCGCATCTATGCCCGGTGAAACGACTTATCGTGAACAGGTACAGACGGAGACTTCCCCTTTACAACGGCTTGCGCCCGGATATGAAAGTCATGAAGCGCTTTCCGTTCTGTTCGAAGCGGCTTTTGCGCGGGCGCTGGAGGAACAGGAGGAATTTCAGCCGGACGGAGATATACATTCGTTGCTGGTTGCCCTTGCGGGACATTGTTTCCGTGCAGGTATTCCCGAAGAGGATACGGTACGGTGGTCGCGCGCTCATTATCACTTGCCGAAGGATGATTTTCTGATTCGGGAGACGGTGAAGAATGTCTATCGTTCCGGACGTGGGTTTGCCGATAAGAGCAGTCTGCTTCCCGAGCAGATATTCGTTATGCAGATGGATGAGTTTATGAAACGCCGCTATGAGTTTCGTTTCAACCAGTTGACTACACAGGTGGAATGTCGGGAGCGGAATACCTTTAATTTCTATTTTCATCCGGTGGACAAACGGCAGATGGCAAGCATTACGATGAATGCGCAGTACGAGGGGCTTAAGCTTTGGGACAAGGATGTGGTGCGTTATCTGAATTCCGATCATGTTCCTGTGTATCAACCAGCTGAGGAATTTCTTTATGACCTTCCCCATTGGGATGGAAAGGATCATATTGGGGATCTGGCAAAACGGGTGCCTTGCGACAATCCTCATTGGCCGCATTTGTTTCGCCGTTGGTTTCTCAGCATGGTAGCGCATTGGCGTGGAATGATGAGGAAGAATTATGCGAATAGCACTTCGCCGATATTGGTTGGCCCGCAGGCATACAGAAAATCTACGTTCTGCCGTTTGATTCTGCAACCGTGTCTGCAGGCTTATTATACGGATAGCATTGATTTCAGCCGGAAGCGGGATGCGGAACTGTATCTGAATCGTTTCCTGTTGATTAATATGGATGAATTCGACCAGATCAGCATTACTCAACAGCCTTTCCTAAAGCATATTCTTCAAAAACCGGTTGTGAACACAAGGCGTCCCAATGCTTCGGCGGTGGAGGAACTTCGGCGCTATGCTTCTTTTATCGGTACGAGTAATCATAAGGACTTGTTGACGGACACTTCCGGCAGCCGCCGCTATATCGCTGTCGAGGTGACGGGAGTGATAGATGTCGTCCGTCCTATTGATTACGAACAGCTTTACGCGCAAGCGATGGCGGCATTATATAAGAATGAACGGTATTGGTTTGACGAGCGGGATGAGGCCATCATGACGGAAGCCAATCAGGAATTTGAGCAGTCGCCCGCTATTGAACAGTTGTTTCAGGTGTATTATCGGGCGGCAGGAAAGGAGGAAGAAGGCGAATGGTTGCTTGCTGCGGATATATTGCAACGTATACAGAAAGCCGCCAAAATGAAATTCTCCTTCGGACAAGCCACTCATTTCGGGCGTATCCTGCGACGGTTGGGAGTAGAGTCGTTCAGGAAAACACATGGGGTTTATTATCATGTAGTGGCTTTGGAGTGATTTGTTTTGCGCGTAAAACATTTATTATTTCCTATTGTAGAAGCAGGTATTTGGCTAATGTTAATGATTAGGGACTTAAATTTGAAATTTCTATCTTTGCTGCATTATTAAAATAATATATAAAAGCATCAAGATATAACAGATTTATTGTAACTTTACCCGCTAAATAACAGAATAATATGGTTTTTAATGAGGTTGAAATAAATAATTTTAGAGGAATAAAACATCTTGTTCTTTCTGATTTAAGGCAAATAAATTTGCTGGTAGGTAAAAATAATTGCGGTAAATCGACAGTGCTTGATGGTATATTTTTATTGTCTGGATTTTCAAATCCTCTTCTTAACTTAAGAATCAATCAATTTAGAGATTATAATAGGTTCAATGAAGAAGATCTTGCTTTGAACTTTTATAATATGATTTCTGACAATCATATTCAAATATCTGGTAATATGATGGATGGAACTATTAGAGAATTGAAAATCACTCCTATCGTTTCCGAATCTCAAATCGTTATATCTAAAGAGGATATTTCTACTCAGGCTCTTTCAAATAAAGAAGCTAATATAAGTACCGGCTTGACAATGAATTTTAGCTATACCAAAGCTGATAATGAAAAGAAAAGTGATAGCGCGGCAATTATCATTACCTCGAAAGGAGTTGATGGCAATATAAAAGTAAGGTCCTCTAAGGAATACAAAGAGACGCTATCCGGGGTATATATTAATTCTAAATTTGCATTCAATATTGCCGTTGATAACTTGACACGTATAATAGAAGAAAAACAGGAGCAAGTAATAGTGGAAATATTGCAACATATAGAACCTAGAATAAAGTCTATTGCAGTGTTAAAATCAGGCGTTAATGTTGACATAGGGTTGAATAGATTGGTTCCTATTAATATGTTAGGGGATGGAATAAGGAAATTATTAGCGATAATAACATCTCTCTATGAATGTAAGAAAGGACTTGTTCTTATCGATGAAATAGATAATGGGATGCATTTTTCTTCTTTATCTTCTTTATGGAAAGCTATTATAAAAACTGCGAACTTATTGGATGTTCAGGTTTTTGCAACTACACATAATATTGAATCTTTGCAGTCCTTAAATAAAGTATTATCTGATAGTGAATGTATTGAATCTCAAAATGATATAATGTGTTATTCATTGAGGCATATGCCAACAGACGAATTGAAAGCTTATCAATATCCCTATGAAAAGTTTCAGTATGTTATTAATCAAGAAATTGAAATACGATGATTAGAATTTTTGTAGAGGGGAGAGATTCAGAGTTTTTAGACAAGTACCTCCTTTTCCTTTTGGGGGAAAACAAAGGAATGTGGGAAATTATTCAAGCTGGAGGGTATAGCAAGCTGCACTTATTAGATCAGCAGTTTAAAGAAAATACAGAACGAGGGGGTGTTAATTTGATAATCTTTGATGCGGATTCTGCTGATAATGGGGGAGGATATATTGTCAGGAAAAGCTATCTTCAAGAGAGATTGGAAGAACTATCTATATCTGCTGAATTATTTTTATTTCCAAATGACAAAGAAGATGGCGATTTTGAATTATTATTAGAACATATTGTTAATGAAGAGCATACATGCCTTCTAAAATGCTTTGAGGGTTATGAAAAGTGTGTTGCTGGACATGTAGATAACGAAGGTAATTCTCAATATATTACTCCAAATAGAAAAGCCAAAATATATGCTTATTTAGAGTCTATAAAGAAATCAAAAAAAGAACTTGAACGTTTTAAGAACAAAAAAGAGTTTTTTTTCGATAATCCTAAGTATTGGAATTTAGAGGCTGAGTATTTACTTCCTCTAAAACAATTTTTATTGAATGTTATTCAAATCTGATTAGAAAGCTAATTGACAATGATATTATTAAGTTTTGACACAGAGGAGTTTGATGTACCCCGTGAACATGGAGTGGACTTTCCGCTGGATAAGGCAATGGAAGTATCGGTTTATGGTACGAACAAGATACTGGACTGTCTGAAAAAGAATGGGGTGCGGGCTACTTTTTTCTGTACAAGCAACTTTGCGGAGAATGCTCCGGAGGTGATGCGCCGTATTATGGATGAAGGGCATGAAGTGGCGGCTCATGGGTGTGACCATTGGCAGCCTCAGGTTTCGGATGTCAGTCGTTCCAAAGAGATACTCGAACGGTTGACGGGGAGGAAGATAGAGGGGTATCGCCAGCCTCGTATGTTTCCGGTGTCCGATGAAGAGATAGAGCGGATGGGATATCTGTATAATTCTTCATTGAATCCGGCGTTTATTCCCGGCAGATATATGCATCTTTCCGAGCC
This window encodes:
- a CDS encoding glycerophosphodiester phosphodiesterase family protein, which encodes MQRIILSFIITLLSTQFYAQNRVSQIREQLMSRSTNSVLVVAHRGDWRNFPENSLEGIENAIKMGVDIVELDVQRTQDGVLILMHDETLNRTTTGKGKVSEVTMDYISNLYLRNGCAIRTKHKVPTLEEALLLTKGKIMINLDKADRYFDEVYALLKKTGTVNQVIMKGGKSVEQVKGQYEKYLCEIIYMPIVSLDKLNAEQQIEQFCKDINPVAFELLFIKDNNELPKRIPAMLKGKSLIWYNTLWDTMAGGHDDDLSLSNPDAGYGYLIDKLGARIIQTDRPAYLLQYLRKRKLHK
- a CDS encoding family 20 glycosylhydrolase, which translates into the protein MSKVINISLILCTFMVVIGCELSNRKAPVSVSWQVSVPDINKSNNNEHRFVIKNISNTPLGRNWSLFYSQFPMKSCKQQSNMVKVENVKGTFHRISPKENYKPLNPGDSIILIISGRGEMPGYSMKPEGVYWVDESHSSTPLPIELVTRSLPFIYSKNEKAIQVYKDNKRIESAMKHANGIEVIPAVKHVSYSQSYLKLKNVIHIVAHPDFHTEVAIMKDKLASLYAIVEDSLSEVQLTLDYLQQKENAVNEEYYELNVTNDKIHISAITPHGIFNGIQTFLSLLKGQEVPYSIKSVFIKDYPDFSYRGHMQDVARNFIGITDLKKLIDILSSYKLNVFRFHFSDDEGWRLQIPGLEELTEIASHRGHTYDESECLYPAYNGNFDYQSETSGNGFYSRDEFIDLLRYAADRHVSIIPEIESPGHARAAIVAMKARYERYLETDPIKAHEYLLNDIHDASHYVSAQGYSDNVMNVAMPSTYRFMKKVIQELQLMYEEAGVPLKSIHIGGDEVAEGAWQGSPICKDFMLEYSMTDVQELSDYFIMRMVDFLKEQKIPFSGWQEVVLGHDEISEQYLTDNAFGISCWRTSANNHSDELIYKFANKGYPVILSNATNFYLDLAYDAHPDEPGHNWNGYVDESKSFALLPYCIYRSIRTHLLANQIQEEKTSLTAEGRKNIKGVESALWSETIRNYKGVEYYLFPKIMGLAERGWHSSPIWEPMTGIDEQLAFEKDLAFYYKRISQKEIPYWDKMNINYRLPFPGLYIDKDGFLFANTPILGGEIHYTTDGKEPTKNSKIWNKPVKCRTNEVKAKLFVGNKKSVTVSLNPQFN
- a CDS encoding SGNH/GDSL hydrolase family protein — encoded protein: MKRHILILFAFYAGLWLQAANEENIVYTNASNLQLIGKATVEGDFFHRIDTAHYQNLPLTVKQLYTYSAGLAIAFKTNSSVIKVKWRVPNKKQNANMTPIMQKGLDLYIRKDGIWQYAGVGIPQGIDSSSILAENMDESEKECLIYLPLYDEITHLEIGVSKKSYLKKMDNPFKGKIIVYGSSITQGASASRPGLAYPSQLSRSSGYQFINMGLSGNGKMELPVAKMLSQINDVDAFILDCIPNPSVDEICDRTINFIKTIRDKHTDAPIIVIQSVIREKGNFNMKICKMVKEQNRAIEDQIHILHELGFKNLYLIKENHFLGTDHEGTVDGVHPSDLGFERMLEKIKPALAEILDIKFRK
- a CDS encoding BT4734/BF3469 family protein, translated to MRITQVRDDGKVNTLRTLRIEQLVELMKVETKAQPVSKMREVLPYMLPGDKNDYVQKVPKLLPAAAFVRRNGVMVMAEYNGIVMIQVNNLSGPMEADEVKKWVKELPQTYLAFVGSSGKSVKIWVRFTYPDDLLPVTREQAELFHAHAYRLAVKFYQPQLPFHIELKEPSLEQYCRLTFDPELYFNPESMPIYMKQPASMPGETTYREQVQTETSPLQRLAPGYESHEALSVLFEAAFARALEEQEEFQPDGDIHSLLVALAGHCFRAGIPEEDTVRWSRAHYHLPKDDFLIRETVKNVYRSGRGFADKSSLLPEQIFVMQMDEFMKRRYEFRFNQLTTQVECRERNTFNFYFHPVDKRQMASITMNAQYEGLKLWDKDVVRYLNSDHVPVYQPAEEFLYDLPHWDGKDHIGDLAKRVPCDNPHWPHLFRRWFLSMVAHWRGMMRKNYANSTSPILVGPQAYRKSTFCRLILQPCLQAYYTDSIDFSRKRDAELYLNRFLLINMDEFDQISITQQPFLKHILQKPVVNTRRPNASAVEELRRYASFIGTSNHKDLLTDTSGSRRYIAVEVTGVIDVVRPIDYEQLYAQAMAALYKNERYWFDERDEAIMTEANQEFEQSPAIEQLFQVYYRAAGKEEEGEWLLAADILQRIQKAAKMKFSFGQATHFGRILRRLGVESFRKTHGVYYHVVALE
- a CDS encoding AAA family ATPase, producing MVFNEVEINNFRGIKHLVLSDLRQINLLVGKNNCGKSTVLDGIFLLSGFSNPLLNLRINQFRDYNRFNEEDLALNFYNMISDNHIQISGNMMDGTIRELKITPIVSESQIVISKEDISTQALSNKEANISTGLTMNFSYTKADNEKKSDSAAIIITSKGVDGNIKVRSSKEYKETLSGVYINSKFAFNIAVDNLTRIIEEKQEQVIVEILQHIEPRIKSIAVLKSGVNVDIGLNRLVPINMLGDGIRKLLAIITSLYECKKGLVLIDEIDNGMHFSSLSSLWKAIIKTANLLDVQVFATTHNIESLQSLNKVLSDSECIESQNDIMCYSLRHMPTDELKAYQYPYEKFQYVINQEIEIR
- a CDS encoding DUF3226 domain-containing protein, with translation MIRIFVEGRDSEFLDKYLLFLLGENKGMWEIIQAGGYSKLHLLDQQFKENTERGGVNLIIFDADSADNGGGYIVRKSYLQERLEELSISAELFLFPNDKEDGDFELLLEHIVNEEHTCLLKCFEGYEKCVAGHVDNEGNSQYITPNRKAKIYAYLESIKKSKKELERFKNKKEFFFDNPKYWNLEAEYLLPLKQFLLNVIQI
- a CDS encoding polysaccharide deacetylase family protein; amino-acid sequence: MILLSFDTEEFDVPREHGVDFPLDKAMEVSVYGTNKILDCLKKNGVRATFFCTSNFAENAPEVMRRIMDEGHEVAAHGCDHWQPQVSDVSRSKEILERLTGRKIEGYRQPRMFPVSDEEIERMGYLYNSSLNPAFIPGRYMHLSEPRTCFMTGKVLQIPASVTPWIRFPLFWLSCHNLPVKLYQWMANRVLKHDGYFVTYFHPWEFYPLNEHPEFKMPFIIRNHSGKGMEERLDLLIRNFKEKKANFLTYSEFAKMKRTELTK